A single region of the Lycium barbarum isolate Lr01 chromosome 2, ASM1917538v2, whole genome shotgun sequence genome encodes:
- the LOC132627077 gene encoding uncharacterized protein LOC132627077 — protein MDISELWAIFGPGVAGAVFGAGWWFWVDAVVCSSVKISFLHYLPGIFASLAALMFNCVRKEDIDYSPYDEGEWRLKLWLFIAYVVSFVSLAASVGLLIQDALGKSGPSAWAGVAGVLQCVFVLISGLIYWTSHSES, from the exons ATGGATATTTCAGAGCTGTGGGCCATATTTGGACCGGGTGTTGCCGGTGCAGTGTTCGGGGCGGGATGGTGGTTCTGGGTTGACGCCGTCGTATGTAGCTCCGTCAAAATCTCTTTCCTTCATTATCTCCCTG GTATATTTGCATCTTTGGCTGCTTTGATGTTTAATTGCGTCAGGAAAGAGGACATTGACTACTCCCCCTATGATGAAGGCGAGTGGAG GTTGAAGCTGTGGCTATTTATTGCATATGTTGTATCCTTTGTGTCTTTGGCAGCATCAGTTGGCCTATTGATACAAGACGCACTAGGAAAATCTGGTCCTTCAGCTTGGGCAGGAGTTGCAGGTGTTCTGCAATGTGTGTTTGTCTTAATCAG CGGGCTGATCTATTGGACATCACATTCAGAATCTTGA
- the LOC132627079 gene encoding pentatricopeptide repeat-containing protein At1g79540 → MKLLHSQIFRSLSSKSLTTCKEISISNEVINIIEKVDPLEPALDKLVHFLCPNTVSSILEQQQKNPELGFRFFIWAAKRRRFRSWVSQNLIIDMLLKDGGFDLYWNVLDKLNIDGISISSDAFAALIWGYWKVNNAEKAVEAFGKMKDFDCKPNLFTYNMILHITVRKDSILLALAVYNVMLKVNSMANCSTFSILIDGLCKSGRTHDALKLFDEMCERGVLPSKITYTVILSGLCQAKRTDDAHRLLNVMKSRGCMPDFVTYNALLNGFCKLGRIDEAQALLRSFENEGYLVDIKGYTCLIDGFVRTKRIDEAQSVFKKLFENNAVPDVVLYTTMIRGLSGEGRVKEALSLLRDMTGRGVQPDTQCYNTLIKGFCDMGLLDQARSLQLEISENDCFPDTCTYSILICGMCRNGLVEEARHIFNEMEKLGCFPSVVTFNTLIDGLCKAGELEEAHLMFYKMEIGKNPSLFLRLSQGADRVLDSASLQKMVEKLCESGKILKAYKLLMQLADCGVVPNIVTYNILINGLCKSGKINGAFKLFEELQVKGHFPDSITYGTLIDGLQRVDREEEAFKLLDQMSKNGCMPKAEVYKSLMTWSCRRGQISIAFSLWLKYLRNQAVRDGEVLGLIEKHLEKGDLEKVVRGLLEMDLKLEDFDSSPYNIWLIGMCQARKPGEALKIFSLLEEFHVMISAPSCVMLIHSLCEEGNLDQAIEVFLYTVERGVRLMPRICNKLLQSLLHSQDKAQHAVDLLERMRSVGYNLNDYLHSGTRSLFQRWNRRETENLSPG, encoded by the coding sequence ATGAAACTCCTACATTCTCAAATCTTTCGTTCATTGTCTTCCAAATCACTCACTACCTGTAAGGAAATCTCAATATCCAATGAAGTCATTAACATTATCGAAAAAGTGGATCCACTTGAACCAGCACTAGATAAACTAGTTCATTTCTTATGTCCCAATACTGTATCTTCAATTCTTGAACAACAACAAAAGAACCCTGAATTGGGTTTTCGTTTTTTCATTTGGGCTGCAAAAAGAAGGAGATTTCGTAGTTGGGTTTCTCAAAATTTAATCATTGATATGCTATTAAAAGATGGTGGTTTTGATTTATACTGGAATGTGTTAGATAAACTTAATATTGATGGAATATCCATTTCTTCTGATGCTTTTGCAGCATTGATTTGGGGTTATTGGAAGGTAAATAATGCAGAAAAAGCTGTTGAAGCTTTTGGTAAAATGAAAGATTTTGATTGTAAACCTAATTTATTTACTTACAATATGATACTTCATATTACGGTTCGAAAAGACTCGATTTTGTTAGCTTTAGCTGTGTATAATGTGATGTTGAAGGTGAATTCGATGGCTAATTGTTCGACTtttagtattttgattgatgGGCTGTGTAAGAGTGGAAGAACTCATGATGCACTTAAACTGTTTGATGAAATGTGTGAAAGAGGTGTATTGCCTAGTAAGATTACGTATACGGTTATTTTATCGGGGTTATGTCAGGCTAAGAGAACTGATGATGCTCATAGGTTGCTTaatgtgatgaagagtagaggaTGTATGCCGGATTTCGTTACTTATAATGCTTTGCTTAATGGATTTTGTAAATTAGGGAGGATTGATGAAGCACAGGCACTTCTTAGGTCTTTTGAAAATGAAGGTTATTTAGTGGATATAAAGGGATATACGTGTCTGATTGATGGTTTCGTTAGAACTAAGAGAATTGATGAAGCACAATCCGTTTTTAAGAAATTGTTCGAGAATAATGCCGTTCCTGATGTTGTGTTGTACACGACTATGATTCGGGGTTTATCTGGAGAAGGTAGGGTGAAAGAGGCATTGAGTTTGTTAAGAGATATGACAGGGAGAGGTGTGCAACCGGATACTCAGTGTTATAATACTCTAATAAAGGGATTTTGTGATATGGGACTCTTAGACCAAGCTCGGTCACTTCAGCTAGAAATATCAGAAAATGATTGTTTTCCGGACACGTGTACTTACTCTATTCTTATTTGTGGTATGTGCAGAAATGGCCTCGTGGAGGAGGCTAGGCATATTTTCAATGAGATGGAGAAGCTAGGATGCTTTCCTTCCGTTGTAACTTTCAATACTCTCATTGATGGACTTTGTAAGGCTGGTGAGCTTGAGGAGGCTCACCTAATGTTTTACAAAATGGAGATAGGTAAAAACCCTTCATTGTTTCTTCGTCTGTCTCAAGGTGCTGATCGAGTCCTTGACAGTGCAAGCCTGCAAAAAATGGTTGAGAAATTGTGTGAATCAGGTAAGATTCTTAAAGCTTACAAACTTCTTATGCAGTTGGCTGATTGTGGAGTTGTACCAAATATAGTTACATATAATATTTTGATCAATGGACTATGCAAATCGGGAAAAATTAATGGTGCTTTTAAGCTTTTTGAAGAGCTTCAAGTCAAGGGGCATTTCCCCGATTCAATTACTTATGGGACACTTATAGATGGTCTCCAAAGGGTTGACCGGGAAGAGGAAGCTTTTAAACTTCTTGACCAAATGAGCAAGAATGGGTGCATGCCGAAGGCAGAGGTCTACAAATCCCTTATGACTTGGTCCTGCAGGAGGGGACAAATCTCTATTGCATTTAGCCTTTGGTTGAAGTATTTGAGAAACCAAGCTGTTCGAGATGGCGAAGTATTAGGGTTAATTGAGAAACACCTAGAGAAAGGTGATCTGGAAAAAGTAGTTCGAGGATTACTTGAGATGGACCTAAAACTGGAAGATTTTGATTCATCACCTTACAACATTTGGTTGATTGGGATGTGTCAGGCACGCAAGCCAGGCGAGGCTTTGAAGATTTTTTCCTTACTTGAGGAGTTTCATGTCATGATTTCAGCACCAAGTTGTGTAATGTTGATTCATAGTCTTTGCGAGGAAGGAAACTTGGATCAGGCGATCGAGGTTTTCCTATATACTGTGGAGAGGGGTGTCCGCTTGATGCCACGAATTTGCAACAAATTGCTTCAGTCCCTTCTCCATTCTCAAGATAAAGCACAGCATGCTGTTGATCTTTTGGAAAGAATGAGGTCTGTGGGCTACAACTTAAATGACTATCTTCATAGTGGTACAAGATCTCTTTTTCAGCGATGGAACAGGAGGGAAACAGAGAATCTATCACCTGGATAA
- the LOC132628863 gene encoding probable transcription factor At5g61620, with protein sequence MARNCTLCGRNGHNHRTCSEKGKCIKLFGVNISTTTSNTAVSKKDYGRKIKKGIKWTEDEQRAFLKGLELHGKGNWAKIGKDFLPNRTSTQIASHAQKYFMRLDASNERKNRKKPSVFDIHLEKSMNLEEISQDTTAITVSEHAIVPVENNQERDNETPIAAFSTSQVPNYLPNYMMKVPTHKVLPLTWVYMYPYGQYHHHNVHYASTSASATTFDKPLSGVSSASSSKDNLELSL encoded by the coding sequence ATGGCTAGGAACTGCACATTGTGTGGTCGCAATGGGCATAATCATAGGACGTGCAGTGAGAAAGGCAAGTGCATCAAATTATTTGGTGTGAATATCAGTACTACTACTAGTAATACTGCAGTGTCTAAAAAAGATTAtggaagaaaaatcaagaaaggaATTAAATGGACAGAGGATGAACAGAGAGCATTCTTGAAAGGATTGGAGTTACATGGTAAAGGCAATTGGGCTAAAATTGGTAAAGATTTCTTGCCTAATAGAACATCAACACAAATTGCTAGTCATGCTCAGAAGTACTTCATGAGATTAGATGCTTCTAATGAGAGAAAAAATCGTAAGAAACCAAGTGTTTTCGACATTCATCTTGAAAAAAGTATGAATCTTGAAGAAATTTCTCAAGACACTACTGCTATTACTGTTTCTGAACATGCTATTGTTCCAGTGGAAAATAATCAAGAACGTGACAACGAAACTCCTATTGCTGCATTTTCAACGAGTCAAGTACCAAATTATCTTCCCAATTACATGATGAAAGTCCCAACACACAAAGTTTTGCCTCTTACTTGGGTTTACATGTATCCATATgggcaatatcatcatcataatgttcattatgcttctacatcaGCCAGTGCTACTACATTCGACAAGCCACTTTCTGGGGTTTCTTCTGCTTCTTCATCTAAGGATAATTTGGAGTTAAGTTTATAG